One Dreissena polymorpha isolate Duluth1 chromosome 9, UMN_Dpol_1.0, whole genome shotgun sequence genomic window carries:
- the LOC127844631 gene encoding bifunctional 3'-5' exonuclease/ATP-dependent helicase WRN-like: protein MASPRDIILEVAKKGGFPMPLKELQIEALLCVIEKRDIMAILPTGYGKSLIYQLAPLILKDYYNLQKSVCIVLTPLNSIMQDQIIALQKIGVQACCVDYNCQGGQALFDDDGDEGGAKSDGDVILTVPMSDIADGKFTLVYSHPEALLSTDTGKSLIQNLENKKIISCIAVDEAHMILEW, encoded by the coding sequence ATGGCAAGTCCAAGAGATATCATACTTGAGGTTGCTAAAAAGGGAGGATTTCCCATGCCACTCAAGGAACTGCAAATCGAAGCGTTACTTTGTGTCATTGAAAAACGTGACATTATGGCTATACTCCCAACAGGTTATGGTAAAAGCCTGATTTACCAGCTGGCACCACTTATCCTTAAAGATTATTATAATCTACAGAAGTCTGTTTGCATCGTGTTGACACCTTTGAACAGTATTATGCAAGATCAGATCATTGCACTGCAAAAGATTGGAGTACAAGCCTGTTGTGTGGACTATAACTGTCAGGGTGGTCAAgcattgtttgatgatgatggtgatgaagggGGTGCTAAATCAGATGGAGATGTAATATTAACGGTCCCTATGTCCGATATTGCTGATGGAAAGTTCACATTGGTGTATTCTCACCCTGAGGCGCTTTTAAGCACTGATACGGGGAAATCCTTGATACAAAATTtggagaataaaaaaataatttcgtgcATAGCTGTAGACGAGGCACACATGATTCTGGAATGGTAA